The following are encoded in a window of Drosophila simulans strain w501 chromosome 3L, Prin_Dsim_3.1, whole genome shotgun sequence genomic DNA:
- the LOC6737291 gene encoding pseudouridylate synthase 7 homolog: MGKDRGRGRRNHHSGPYNKSNWRGQKKDRPQNNAGGQRNSAPQQKSTLLETEVGITEFTNPEAPGFTGILKSRFSDFHVNEIDSNGKVLELNDLSVPKVAIVAVTENELDNWRKELEAVIGPEVWQDIANLAMAKNDPAIEQKLEIDVTTLDKEQRTQVHQMIKQLYKGKLLSTTIGQQQAKPKVQEASLENKDAAEGETSTQEDSQVPAEEKKTIKVFKPKPGRGDKRWSFPADYVTFLVHKTNLVTSDVASTLAARLNLRPSQVNYSGIKDKRAKTTQKFSVKRRTPESILVAARSQRNVNIGNFGFESNTLKLGDLQGNRFRIALRHIAKEKREEIERALQSLKERGFINYYGLQRFGNSASVPTYEVGVALLKNDYKLACELILKPRDSDVEFLRPIREEWWKNRDSAAAAAQIYGEKFIEKKLLDGLARFGESDYSSALRQIPRNMLMLYPHAYQSLIFNRIASRRIKEFGLKLIPGDLVYVEQEQPEAVEEQAQQCEALEEQKEDEPNDEPLEVPEGDEAIEEESVFKRKVRPLTAEDIASGKYKLSDVVLPLPGHDITYPSNECGAWYEEMLAEVGLSSDQLKHKEKTYALAGAYRKMIISSSDLKWSFRMYNSPEDTLIASDWELLKNIPVAPEPAEAEANYMALLLEFSLPTAAYATMFLRELLKQDTSSASQTQLEKLAMAKEDNEKKAVSQEEQMEVVKEAADEEGQETEQAETQGAEEAV, translated from the exons ATGGGCAAGGATCGGGGCAGAGGACGCAGGAATCACCATTCCGGACCATACAACAAGAGCAACTGGCGTGGCCAGAAGAAGGATCGCCCCCAAAACAATGCTGGCGGTCAGCGCAACAG TGCTCCACAACAGAAATCCACGCTGCTGGAGACCGAAGTGGGCATTACGGAGTTCACTAACCCGGAGGCCCCTGGCTTCACGGGAATACTTAAGTCTCGCTTTTCTGATTTTCACGTGAACGAGATTGATAGCAATGGAAAAGTTCTGGAGCTGAACGATCTCAGTGTGCCTAAAGTGGCTATTGTGG CTGTGACCGAAAACGAACTGGACAACTGGCGGAAAGAACTGGAGGCAGTAATCGGCCCGGAAGTTTGGCAGGATATAGCCAATCTTGCTATGGCCAAAAACGATCCCGCGATCGAGCAAAAGCTGGAGATTGATGTGACTACCCTGGACAAGGAGCAGCGAACACAAGTCCACCAGATGATAAAGCAGCTTTACAAGGGCAAGCTACTGTCCACCACCATTGGACAGCAACAGGCTAAGCCGAAGGTCCAGGAGGCATCTTTGGAAAATAAGGATGCGGCTGAAGGTGAAACCTCAACCCAGGAAGACTCACAGGTGCCGGCCGAGGAGAAGAAGActataaaagtatttaaacCAAAGCCAGGACGCG GTGACAAACGCTGGAGCTTTCCGGCGGATTACGTGACCTTCCTGGTGCACAAAACCAATTTGGTTACCAGCGATGTAGCCTCTACTTTAGCAGCACGACTGAA CTTGCGACCATCGCAGGTGAACTACAGCGGCATCAAGGACAAGCGGGCCAAGACCACCCAGAAGTTCTCCGTCAAGCGTCGTACACCAGAGAGCATTTTGGTTGCAGCTCGCTCTCAACGGAATGTTAATATCGGCAACTTTGGATTCGAATCCAATACACTGAAGCTGGGCGACTTGCAGGGCAATCGTTTTCGTATTGCCTTGCGACACATTGCCAAGGAGAAGCGAGAAGAAATCGAGCGGGCACTGCAATCATTGAAGGAACGCGGCTTCATCAACTACTATGGCTTGCAGCGGTTCGGCAATAGCGCCAGTGTGCCCACCTATGAGGTGGGTGTTGCTCTGCTCAAGAACGATTACAAACTGGCCTGCGAACTGATCCTGAAACCCCGGGACTCGGATGTGGAGTTTTTGCGTCCCATACGCGAGGAGTGGTGGAAAAATCGAGACTCcgcggcggcagctgcacAGATCTACGGTGAAAAGTTTATCGAAAAGAAGCTGCTGGACGGCTTGGCCAGATTTGGTGAATCAGATTACTCATCAGCTCTGCGGCAGATACCACGCAACATGCTCATGCTATATCCACATGCTTACCAAAGCCTGATCTTCAACAGGATAGCGTCTAGAAGGATTAAGGAGTTCGGCTTGAAATTGATACCCGGTGATTTGGTTTATGTGGAGCAGGAACAGCCGGAAGCCGTGGAAGAGCAGGCACAGCAGTGTGAGGCCTTGgaagagcaaaaagaagaCGAGCCTAACGATGAACCTCTAGAAGTCCCCGAAGGCGATGAAGCCATCGAAGAGGAGTCGGTATTCAAGCGAAAGGTTCGCCCGCTCACAGCAGAAGACATCGCTAGCGGCAAGTACAAACTCTCCGATGTGGTCCTTCCCCTGCCTGGACACGACATCACCTATCCCAGCAACGAATGCGGTGCCTGGTACGAGGAAATGCTCGCCGAAGTGGGTCTCTCCTCGGATCAACTGAAGCACAAGGAGAAGACATACGCGTTGGCTGGCGCCTATCGCAAGATGATCATATCGTCCAGTGATCTCAAGTGGAGCTTTAGAATGTACAATTCGCCGGAGGATACACTTATCGCCTCCGACTGGGAGCTATTGAAGAACATTCCGGTTGCACCAGAACCAGCTGAAGCTGAGGCCAATTACATGGCACTGCTGCTGGAGTTCTCGCTGCCCACGGCTGCCTATGCCACCATGTTTTTGCGGGAACTCCTAAAGCAGGACACATCGTCAGCGTCGCAAACGCAGTTGGAGAAGCTGGCAATGGCTAAGGAGGACAACGAAAAGAAGGCGGTATCCCAGGAGGAACAAATGGAGGTGGTAAAGGAGGCGGCCGACGAGGAAGGGCAGGAAACTGAGCAGGCGGAAACTCAGGGGGCCGAGGAGGCGGTGTAG
- the LOC6737292 gene encoding uncharacterized protein LOC6737292: MSQFDTRLIELVRANPKLYERELRNAPYEAHKKRHPEIWSSIATSLNSDASACVSRWNHLVAKQRRELAKEKAGGTGSDWSLLPHLKFLHHHHYPINHRNSGDLSRSTLKSSDEVNDEEDPLQEAMDEQLAVAGAAPPPPTNPAQATAVAPVQAKKRIEALLEGLGEANRIKAEKRILAYLCKCNLRALNDEQIDDIVI, from the exons atgtcGCAGTTCGACACGCGACTTATTGAGCTGGTTAGGGCTAATCCCAAGCTTTATGAGCGCGAACTTAGAAACGCACCCTACGAAGCGCATAAGAAGCGCCATCCGGAAATCTGGAGCAGCATCGCAACTTCATTAAATTCAGATG CTAGTGCCTGTGTCAGTCGTTGGAACCATCTGGTGGCCAAACAGCGTCGGGAGCTGGCCAAAGAAAAGGCCGGAGGCACTGGCTCCGATTGGAGTCTTCTTCCGCATTTGAAATTCCTGCACCATCACCACTATCCGATAAATCACCGAAATTCGGGTGACCTGAGTAGAAGCACACTTAAATCCAGCGACGAGGTCAACGATGAGGAGGATCCGCTCCAGGAGGCCATGGATGAGCAGCTGGCTGTGGCGGgagctgcaccaccaccacccacaaatcCTGCCCAGGCAACGGCAGTGGCTCCCGTCCAAGCAAAAAAGAGGATAGAAGCCCTGCTCGAAGGACTGGGCGAAGCAAACCGAATTAAGGCGGAGAAACGCATCCTGGCCTatctatgcaaatgcaatctGCGCGCCCTCAACGACGAGCAAATCGATGATATAGTTATTTAG
- the LOC6737293 gene encoding uncharacterized protein LOC6737293 yields MAAENYHLKWDSHLTYLNSSIATLYKNEKFADVVLYSSYNSSGIPSDIPTVGISAHKFILSASSQFFATMFETAPITNPNGVLYVVLPPELSHRAIQILVQYMYSGEATVSNDILNEVLRGGEILKIRGLCRTSSSNGGGSGSVVTTTHHPHSLAGHLHPREASNMYMSNGSRTALPPPPPPPQSTMSAQLQGDLYSSKPGGSTRFALDHHHLSSHHSHLNHHNPQQQFRGLGASVMPKDSPVIIKSPKMAAHTGLLTVASSSKLGISVNKEVAIDPEDKCCFAAPGQLESQSHPPPPTSTTTTVGGGGSVGGSGAPPSQPISICTEVGCSSCPLAAGPGADQAETTLRRTEYEEQALRERNEVGLVFERRLRRESACERPRDYYEAPHFEHVVPSRLAATPPPPQQAPPSHPPNLRHPHNFLTIKQEPTDWSNNPPNASSASNNNNLEELPLASPKQPLDFKMSAVKLEVNRDRGTPSEESEEHTLRDYNNFKQLLVCEICQKSFEDTKMLVRHLGTHAGDPTGGTERNLLPSSASGSTTSASSNLALRSVKTYVPKKRRRVSQQENNMDHDHVTLLCDLCSTSFDTPAEWVRHMNSQHTEIELAMFNSKKDGEQKGQQPPPPPATSSSSTVSNSQMQPKYPSSTATRSTHSLMLHKMSNSDAVATTTSPGASTSPNG; encoded by the exons ATGGCCGCCGAAAACTATCACCTCAAGTGGGACTCACACCTCACCTATCTGAACTCTTCCATAGCCACACTTTATAA GAACGAAAAGTTCGCCGATGTGGTTCTGTACAGCTCCTACAACAGCAGCGGAATCCCCTCGGATATACCCACAGTGGGCATCTCGGCCCACAAATTCATCCTGAGTGCTTCGTCCCAGTTCTTCGCCACCATGTTCGAAACGGCACCGATCACAAATCCCAATGGAGTGCTCTATGTGGTCCTGCCGCCGGAACTTAGCCATCGTGCCATCCAGATCCTGGTTCAGTACATGTACAGCGGCGAGGCCACCGTTTCCAACGACATACTCAACGAGGTCCTGCGCGGCGGTGAGATCCTCAAGATCCGTGGCCTGTGCCGCACCAGCTCTTCCAATGGCGGTGGCTCTGGCTCAGTGGTCACGACCACACACCATCCCCACTCACTGGCCGGGCATCTGCATCCGCGAGAGGCCAGCAACATGTACATGTCGAATGGCTCTCGAACCGCTttgccgcctcctccgccgccgccacaaTCAACCATGTCGGCGCAACTTCAGGGAGATCTCTATTCCAGCAAGCCGGGTGGATCGACACGTTTCGCTTTGGATCACCACCACCTGTCGTCACACCACAGCCACCTGAATCACCATAATCCTCAGCAGCAGTTTCGTGGACTTGGTGCCTCCGTGATGCCCAAGGACTCGCCCGTGATCATTAAGTCACCCAAAATGGCTGCCCACACAGGACTTCTAACCGTcgcgagcagcagcaagttgGGCATTTCCGTCAACAAGGAGGTGGCCATCGATCCAGAGGACAAATGCTGTTTCGCGGCACCCGGTCAGTTGGAGTCGCAGTctcacccaccaccaccaacctCCACAACGACAACagtaggaggaggaggatcagTTGGAGGTTCAGGTGCCCCGCCATCGCagcccatttccatttgcacgGAGGTGGGCTGCAGCAGTTGTCCCCTGGCCGCCGGACCAGGTGCTGACCAAGCGGAGACCACGCTGCGGCGGACAGAGTACGAGGAGCAGGCACTCCGTGAGCGGAACGAGGTGGGCCTGGTCTTCGAGCGACGCCTGAGGAGGGAGAGCGCATGCGAAAGAC CTCGGGACTACTATGAAGCACCACACTTTGAGCACGTGGTGCCCTCCCGCCTGGCAGCCACGCCTCCGCCACCACAGCAGGCACCACCATCACATCCGCCGAACCTTCGACATCCGCACAACTTCCTCACCATCAAACAGGAGCCGACCGACTGGAGCAACAACCCACCAAACGCCTCCAGTGCgtcgaacaacaacaatctgGAGGAGTTGCCATTGGCTTCGCCCAAGCAGCCACTCGACTTCAAGATGTCCGCCGTGAAGCTGGAGGTGAATAGGGATCGCGGAACACCCTCCGAGGAGAGCGAGGAGCACACGCTGCGCGACTATAACAACTTCAAGCAGCTGCTGGTCTGCGAGATCTGTCAGAAGTCCTTCGAGGACACCAAAATGCTGGTCCGTCACCTGGGCACACATGCCGGCGATCCCACGGGCGGCACAGAGAGGAACCTCCTGCCATCCAGTGCCAGCGGGAGCACCACATCCGCCTCCAGCAATCTTGCCCTGCGATCTGTTAAAACCTATGTGCCAAAGAAACGACGCCGCGTTTCG CAACAGGAGAACAATATGGATCACGATCACGTAACTCTGCTCTGCGATTTGTGTTCCAC ATCCTTCGATACGCCGGCGGAGTGGGTGCGCCACATGAACAGCCAGCACACGGAGATCGAGTTGGCCATGTTCAACAGCAAGAAGGATGGCGAGCAGAAGGG CCAgcagccaccgccgccgccggcgACCAGCAGCTCTTCCACAGTGTCCAACAGCCAAATGCAGCCAAAGTATCCCAGCTCCACCGCCACCAGATCGACGCACTCCCTCATGCTGCACAAGATGAGCAACAGTGATGCAGTGGCCACAACCACATCTCCTGGAGCATCCACCTCACCGAATGGCTAA
- the LOC6737294 gene encoding pyrimidodiazepine synthase — MSAGKHLAKGSPKPVLPDDGVLRLYSMRFCPYAQRAHLVLNAKNVPYHSVYINLTEKPEWLVEVSPLLKVPALQLVAEKGEPSLIESLIIAEYLDDKYPENPLLPKDPLRRAQDKILLERFSGITNAFMKILLQSTGLDDFWAALVIFEEELTKRGTPYFGGNKPGFVDYMIWPWFERLSVIELKLQKEYSFNESRFPKISKWIPLLKADSVVQSFYVTPEQHNEFWRTRAAGKANYDLLA, encoded by the exons ATGAGTGCTGGTAAACATTTGGCCAAAG GTTCCCCCAAGCCTGTCCTCCCTGACGATGGAGTCCTCCGCCTGTACTCCATGAGGTTCTGCCCCTACGCTCAGCGAGCCCATCTCGTCCTGAACGCCAAGAATGTGCCCTATCACAGCGTCTACATCAATCTCACCGAGAAACCAGAGTGGCTGGTGGAAGTGAGTCCGTTGCTTAAGGTGCCTGCCCTGCAGCTGGTGGCGGAGAAGGGTGAGCCCTCGCTCATCGAGTCGCTGATTATTGCCGAGTATCTGGACGATAAGTATCCGGAGAATCCGCTGCTGCCCAAGGACCCATTAAGGCGGGCCCAGGACAAGATCCTGCTGGAGCGCTTCAGCGGCATCACCAATGCTTTCATGAAGATCCTCTTGCAGAGCACCGGGCTAGATGATTTCTGGGCGGCACTGGTAATCTTTGAGGAGGAGTTGACCAAGCGGGGCACCCCATACTTTGGCGGCAACAAGCCCGGCTTCGTGGACTACATGATCTGGCCCTGGTTCGAACGCCTCTCTGTAATCGAGTTGAAGTTGCAGAAGGAGTACAGCTTCAACGAGAGTCGCTTCCCCAAGATCAGCAAGTGGATTCCACTCCTGAAGGCGGACTCGGTGGTCCAGTCCTTCTATGTCACTCCCGAGCAGCACAACGAGTTCTGGCGCACCCGCGCGGCCGGCAAGGCAAACTACGATCTGCTGGCTTAG
- the LOC6737295 gene encoding pyrimidodiazepine synthase translates to MSNGRHLAKGSPMPDVPEDGILRLYSMRFCPFAQRVHLVLDAKQIPYHSIYINLTDKPEWLLDKNPQGKVPALEIVREPGPPVLTESLLICEYLDEQYPLRPLYPRDPLKKVQDKLLIERFGAVLGAFFKASDGGDLEPFWSGLDIYEKELARRGTEFFGGEQTGILDYMIWPWCERLELLKLQRGEDYNYDESRFPQLTLWLERMKRDPAVMAFYMEAEVQAEFLRTRSLGRPNYNLLVKDA, encoded by the exons ATGAGTAACGGCAGGCATTTGGCTAAAG GCTCACCCATGCCGGATGTTCCCGAGGATGGTATCCTCCGCCTGTACTCGATGCGCTTCTGCCCATTTGCCCAAAGGGTGCATCTGGTCCTGGACGCCAAGCAGATCCCGTATCACAGCATCTACATTAATCTCACAGACAAGCCGGAGTGGCTGCTGGACAAGAATCCACAGGGCAAGGTGCCGGCTCTAGAAATCGTGCGAGAACCTGGACCACCTGTGCTCACAGAGTCGCTACTGATTTGCGAATATCTGGACGAGCAGTATCCACTGCGACCACTCTATCCACGTGATCCGCTGAAGAAAGTGCAGGATAAGCTACTAATCGAGCGATTTGGAGCGGTGCTAGGTGCCTTTTTCAAGGCATCCGATGGCGGTGATCTGGAGCCCTTCTGGAGCGGCCTGGACATCTACGAAAAGGAGCTGGCTCGCCGTGGTACGGAATTCTTCGGTGGCGAACAGACGGGCATTCTGGACTACATGATTTGGCCCTGGTGTGAGCGCCTCGAGCTCCTTAAGTTGCAGCGTGGAGAGGATTATAACTACGATGAGAGCCGCTTCCCCCAGCTG ACCCTTTGGCTGGAACGCATGAAACGGGATCCGGCTGTGATGGCCTTTTACATGGAGGCCGAGGTTCAGGCGGAGTTCCTGCGCACACGGAGCCTGGGTCGACCCAACTACAATCTGCTGGTCAAGGATGCCTGA
- the LOC6737296 gene encoding pyrimidodiazepine synthase isoform X2, producing MALPQKHFKRGSTKPELPEDGVPRFFSMAFCPFSHRVCLMLTAKQIEHHKIYVDLIEKPEWYNDFSPLGKVPALQLTGVKDQPTLVESLIIAEYLDQQYPQTRLFPTDPLQKALDKILIERFAPVVSAIYPVLTCNPNAPKDAIQNFENALDVFEVELGKRGTPYFAGQHIGIVDYMIWPWFERFPSMKINTEQKYELDAKRFEKLLKWRDLMTQDEVVQKTALDVQLHAEFQKSKTLGNPQYDIAFKGTP from the exons atgGCCCTGCCGCAAAAGCATTTCAAGAGGG GTTCCACCAAGCCCGAGCTGCCAGAAGATGGAGTTCCTCGTTTCTTTTCCATGGCATTCTGCCCATTCAGCCACCGAGTTTGTCTCATGCTGACCGCCAAACAGATTGAACATCATAAGATCTACGTCGATTTGATTGAGAAGCCAGAATGGTACAATGATTTCAGTCCCCTGGGCAAAGTGCCCGCCCTGCAGCTTACTGGGGTGAAGGATCAACCGACCCTCGTGGAGTCGCTCATCATAGCAGAGTACTTGGACCAGCAATACCCCCAGACACGACTCTTTCCCACGGATCCGCTTCAGAAGGCGCTGGACAAGATTCTAATCGAACGTTTTGCTCCAGTGGTCAGTGCCATTTATCCTGTGCTGACTTGTAATCCCAACGCTCCGAAAGATGCCATACAGAACTTCGAGAATGCCTTGGATGTTTTTGAAGTGGAGTTGGGCAAAAGAGGAACCCCCTACTTTGCTGGCCAGCACATTGGAATCGTGGACTACATGATTTGGCCTTGGTTCGAACGTTTTCCCAGCATGAAAATCAATACTGAGCAAAAGTATGAGCTGGATGCAAAACGATTTGAGAAGCTG CTTAAGTGGCGCGATTTGATGACCCAGGATGAGGTTGTGCAGAAGACAGCTTTGGATGTCCAGCTGCATGCCGAGTTCCAGAAATCGAAGACCCTTGGAAATCCCCAGTACGACATTGCCTTCAAGGGCACACCATAG
- the LOC6737296 gene encoding pyrimidodiazepine synthase isoform X1, producing MALPQKHFKRGSPKPEIPEDGVLRYYSMRFCPYSQRAGLVLAAKKIPHHTVYIDLSEKPEWYIDYSPLGKVPAIQLPHLPGQPALVESLVIAEYLDEQYPGEGSLFPKDPLQKALDRILIERLSPAVSAIYPVLFTKNPPPDAIKNFETALDVFEQEITKRGTPYFGGNKIGIADYMIWPWFERFPALKYTLDEPYELDKTRYQNLLKWRDLVAQDEAVKATALDARIHAKFMKTRHENKPDYDVAFQPL from the exons atgGCCCTGCCGCAAAAGCATTTCAAGAGGG GTTCGCCCAAACCGGAGATTCCCGAGGATGGAGTCCTGCGTTACTACTCGATGAGATTCTGCCCGTACTCGCAGCGTGccggtttggttttggccgcCAAAAAGATTCCACATCACACGGTTTACATCGATCTGAGCGAGAAACCAGAGTGGTACATCGACTACAGTCCATTGGGCAAGGTGCCGGCTATCCAGTTGCCACATCTGCCTGGCCAACCGGCTTTGGTGGAGTCCCTGGTCATTGCCGAGTACTTGGATGAGCAGTATCCGGGCGAGGGCTCCCTTTTCCCTAAGGATCCATTGCAAAAGGCGCTAGACAGGATCCTCATCGAACGCCTGTCGCCCGCTGTCAGCGCCATTTACCCCGTGCTCTTCACCAAGAATCCACCCCCTGATGCCATCAAGAATTTTGAGACCGCTCTGGATGTCTTCGAACAGGAGATCACCAAGCGAGGAACTCCATACTTTGGAGGCAACAAAATCGGCATTGCGGACTACATGATTTGGCCCTGGTTCGAGCGATTCCCGGCCCTCAAGTACACTCTGGATGAACCCTACGAACTGGACAAGACACGCTATCAGAATCTGTTGAAGTGGAGGGATCTGGTGGCCCAGGATGAGGCTGTCAAGGCCACCGCCTTGGATGCCCGAATTCATGCCAAGTTCATGAAGACCCGCCATGAGAACAAACCCGACTACGATGTCGCCTTCCAGCCCTTGTAA
- the LOC6737298 gene encoding pyrimidodiazepine synthase isoform X1, producing the protein MSNTQHLTTGSAKPIFPDDGILKLYSMRFCPYAHRVHLVLDAKKIPYHAIYINLSDKPEWFSLVSSSTKVPALELVNEPGNPVLIESLIICDYLDEKYSEFPLYPKDLLKKAQEKILIERFGQFINAFYYLVLHDNPEQLVDTDHYDGLVVYEEELKRRGTKFFGGDSPGMLDYMMWPWCERFDSLKYTFEQKFELSPKRFPTLIKWRDFMIQDRAVMCFYLDGQSHAKYINSRRSGQADYNMLYNEAKRVKLG; encoded by the exons ATGAGCAATACTCAGCACTTAACTACTG GTTCGGCAAAGCCCATTTTTCCGGATGATGGGATCTTAAAGCTGTATTCGATGCGCTTTTGCCCCTATGCACACCGTGTGCACCTGGTCCTGGATGCCAAAAAGATTCCCTACCACGCTATCTACATCAATCTTAGCGACAAACCCGAGTGGTTCTCCCTGGTGAGCAGCTCCACAAAGGTGCCGGCACTGGAGCTGGTCAACGAACCGGGAAATCCTGTGCTGATCGAGTCGCTTATAATTTGTGACTACCTGGACGAAAAATATTCGGAGTTCCCATTGTATCCCAAGGATCTGCTTAAGAAAGCTCAGGAGAAGATTTTAATCGAACGTTTCGGACAGTTCATCAATGCCTTCTACTACCTGGTGCTGCACGACAATCCCGAGCAGTTGGTTGACACCGATCACTATGACGGATTGGTCGTTTACGAAGAGGAACTGAAGCGACGCGGTACCAAGTTCTTTGGTGGCGACAGCCCAGGCATGCTTGACTACATGATGTGGCCCTGGTGCGAGCGCTTTGACTCTCTGAAATacacttttgaacaaaaattcgaattgAGTCCGAAACGTTTTCCCACTTTG ATTAAGTGGCGCGACTTTATGATCCAGGATCGTGCTGTGATGTGTTTCTATCTGGATGGACAGAGCCATGCCAAATACATCAACTCTCGGCGATCGGGCCAGGCCGATTATAATATGCTATA CAATGAGGCCAAACGTGTCAAATTGGGGTAG
- the LOC6737298 gene encoding pyrimidodiazepine synthase isoform X2 — translation MRFCPYAHRVHLVLDAKKIPYHAIYINLSDKPEWFSLVSSSTKVPALELVNEPGNPVLIESLIICDYLDEKYSEFPLYPKDLLKKAQEKILIERFGQFINAFYYLVLHDNPEQLVDTDHYDGLVVYEEELKRRGTKFFGGDSPGMLDYMMWPWCERFDSLKYTFEQKFELSPKRFPTLIKWRDFMIQDRAVMCFYLDGQSHAKYINSRRSGQADYNMLYNEAKRVKLG, via the exons ATGCGCTTTTGCCCCTATGCACACCGTGTGCACCTGGTCCTGGATGCCAAAAAGATTCCCTACCACGCTATCTACATCAATCTTAGCGACAAACCCGAGTGGTTCTCCCTGGTGAGCAGCTCCACAAAGGTGCCGGCACTGGAGCTGGTCAACGAACCGGGAAATCCTGTGCTGATCGAGTCGCTTATAATTTGTGACTACCTGGACGAAAAATATTCGGAGTTCCCATTGTATCCCAAGGATCTGCTTAAGAAAGCTCAGGAGAAGATTTTAATCGAACGTTTCGGACAGTTCATCAATGCCTTCTACTACCTGGTGCTGCACGACAATCCCGAGCAGTTGGTTGACACCGATCACTATGACGGATTGGTCGTTTACGAAGAGGAACTGAAGCGACGCGGTACCAAGTTCTTTGGTGGCGACAGCCCAGGCATGCTTGACTACATGATGTGGCCCTGGTGCGAGCGCTTTGACTCTCTGAAATacacttttgaacaaaaattcgaattgAGTCCGAAACGTTTTCCCACTTTG ATTAAGTGGCGCGACTTTATGATCCAGGATCGTGCTGTGATGTGTTTCTATCTGGATGGACAGAGCCATGCCAAATACATCAACTCTCGGCGATCGGGCCAGGCCGATTATAATATGCTATA CAATGAGGCCAAACGTGTCAAATTGGGGTAG